In one Suricata suricatta isolate VVHF042 chromosome 9, meerkat_22Aug2017_6uvM2_HiC, whole genome shotgun sequence genomic region, the following are encoded:
- the NIPA2 gene encoding magnesium transporter NIPA2: MIQGRGNYDFYIGLGLAMSSSIFIGGSFILKKKGLLRLAKKGSMRAGQGGHAYLKEWLWWAGLLSMGAGEVANFAAYAFAPATLVTPLGALSVLVSAILSSYFLNERLNLHGKIGCLLSILGSTVMVIHAPKEEEIETLNEMSHKLGDPGFVIFATLVVIVSLILIFVVGPRHGQTNILVYITICSVIGAFSVSCVKGLGIAIKELFAGKPVLQHPLAWILLLSLIVCVSTQINYLNRALDIFNTSIVTPIYYVFFTTSVLTCSAILFKEWQDMPADDVIGTLSGFFTIIVGIFLLHAFKDVSFSLASLPVSFRKDEKAMNGNLSNMYEVLNNNEESLTCGMEQHSGENVSRRNGNLAAF, from the exons ATGATCCAGGGGCGTGGAAATTATGACTTTTACATTGGTTTGGGATTGGCTATGAGCTCCAGCATTTTCATTGGCGggagtttcattttgaaaaaaaaaggtcttctgCGCCTTGCCAAGAAAGGTTCCATGAGAGCAG GTCAAGGTGGCCATGCATATCTTAAAGAATGGTTGTGGTGGGCTGGATTGCTATCAA TGGGAGCAGGTGAGGTGGCCAACTTTGCTGCATATGCCTTTGCACCAGCCACCCTAGTGACTCCGTTAGGAGCTCTCAGCGTCCTAGTAAG TGCCATTCTTTCTTCATACTTTCTAAATGAAAGACTTAATCTTCATGGGAAAATTGGATGCTTATTAAGTATTCTAGGATCTACAGTTATGGTCATTCATGCTCCAAAAGAAGAGGAGATTGAGACTTTAAATGAAATGTCTCACAAGCTAGGAGATCCag GTTTTGTGATCTTTGCAACACTTGTGGTCATTGTGTCACTGATCTTAATCTTCGTGGTGGGACCTCGCCATGGACAGACAAACATTCTTGTGTACATAACAATCTGTTCTGTAATTGGAGCGTTTTCAGTCTCCTGTGTTAAGGGCCTGGGCATTGCTATCAAAGAGCTATTTGCTGGAAAACCTGTGCTCCAACACCCCCTGGCCTGGATTCTGCTGCTGAGCCTTAtagtgtgtgtgagcacacagaTTAATTACCTGAACAGGGCCCTGGATATATTCAACACTTCCATTGTGACTCCAATATATTATGTATTCTTTACAACATCAGTTTTAACTTGTTCAGCTATTCTTTTTAAGGAGTGGCAAGATATGCCTGCGGATGATGTCATTGGTACTTTGAGCGGCTTCTTTACAATCATTGTGGGAATATTCTTGTTGCATGCCTTTAAAGATGTGAGCTTTAGTCTAGCAAGTCTCCCTGTGTCTTTTCGAAAAGACGAAAAAGCAATGAATGGCAATCTCTCTAACATGTATGAAGTTcttaataataatgaagaaagcTTAACCTGTGGAATGGAACAACACAGTGGTGAAAATGTCTCCCGAAGAAATGGAAATCTCgcagctttttaa